A region of the Pseudomonas asiatica genome:
CCGTGGCGCCTTGCTCGGAGGCGTGCATGGCATTGGCCGCCAGCGCCGAAAACGCCGGGAAAACAAAACCCATGCCCGCCGCCGCGACAAAGTAGCAAGCCCACAGCCAGGGCGCCGTGGTGGCCAGCGAGCCGCAGGCAAAGCCCAGGGCCGAAACCGTGGCGCCGACCCGGATCATCTTCAACGGCGGCCATTCCAGCTGGCGCAGCAGCACCTGCGCCAGGATCAGCGCCACACCCACCGTGGTCAGGGCGATGCCGGCGGTCTGGGCCGCCTCGGCAGGGTTCAGGTGCAGGCGGTCGAGGGCAAAGAAACCGACGATGATCTGCGATACCGTGACACTGAGCATGGCGCTGAACGCCACCAGCAAAGGCCGGCGCAGGCGCGGATCGTTCAGCCGCACCGGGCTGGGGGCATGGCTGTGCGGCAGCGCCTGCGGCTTGAGGGTGAACAGCAGGACCAGAAAGGCACTGGCCGGCAGCAGCGACATGATATGGAACGGCAGGCTCAGGCTATGCCGCGCCAGCAGCGCCGCCAGCGCCGGCCCCACCACCAGGCCGACGGCGTTGGCCGCCCCCAGCGAGGCCATGGCCCGGGCCCGGCGTTGCGGTTCGACATGGTCGGCGATCAGCGCATTGCAGCCCACCGGGATGGCAGCATAGAAGGCGCCGATACAGCCGCGCGCAACCATCAGGCCGATGAAGGCCAGGGTCGCCCCGGGCAGCCAGCGCAGCGCACCTTCGACGAACAGGCACAGCAGCCAGTAGGCCAGGGTGAAACCGGCGCTGCCCAGCAGCAGGATGCGCCGACGGCCCAGGCGGTCTGCGGCGCGCCCCCAGGGCCGGGCCAGCAGCACCCAGACCACGCCCGCCACGGTCACGGCGGCACCGGCTTGCCAGGTGGCCATGCCGAGCTGGCGGGCGATCGGGCCGATCAGGGCGACGAAGGCCATCATCGACATGGTACAGGCCATGTTGGCCAGCAGCAGGGGGCGCAAGTCCAGGGTACTGGCGGGTGCGAGTGTGGCAGGATCCTTTGCGACATTCATAGGGCAGTCCAGGGCGGTACGGCAAATAGAAAGCCGATCTTGTTGGGAATTATTATCGATTGTCGACCCCCTGGGCTGCCGAGCGTCATTCGCTGCGGCGCAGTGGGCCAGGCCACATGCTACGCAACACGCCATCGCGGCGCACCCACGCGTGCATCAAGGCCGCCCCCACGTGCACCAGCACCGTGGCGAACAGCAGGTAGCCGGCCCAGCCATGGGCCTGGCGCAGCACGGCGTACAACTGCAGGTCATGCGGGGCGATCGCCGGCAAGCCCAGCGGGCGGGGGTAGCCACCGGCCGACAGCATGGCCCAGCCCAGCAGCGGCATGGCCAGCATCAGGCCATAGAGCAGCAGGTGCGAGGCCCCGGCTGCCCAGCGTTGCAGTGTGGGCAGGTCGTGCGGCAGGGCTGGGTGGGGCAGGGTCAGGCGAACGGCGATGCGCAGCAGCACCAGCACCAGCAGGGCCAGGCCGGTTGCCTTGTGCAACCCGATCAGCACGGGGTGGCGCGGCGACAGGTCGGCGACCATGCTCACACCGATGAACAACATGGCCAGGATCAGCACGGCCATCAGCCAGTGCAACAGGCGGGCGAGGGGGTGGAAGGCGTCGGTTTTCATGGGTGGGCTCCGGTGCCGAGCGATTCGCGGCTGCGGCGATTGAAGGATTCCGAGTAGGCGGCCGAACGGGCAGCGAGGATCGGGTCGGCAGAGGCCTGGATGCCCCGGGGCAAGATCAGCGGGTCGAAGTTGAGGTCACGGCAGGCACCTTGCTCGGGGTCGTCGACCTGCTCCAGTACCAGCGTGCCGGCGTCCACGCTGCGCCGTTCGGCAGGCCAGGGGCTGGCAGGGTCGTCCACCGCATCGCCAGGCTCCGCCAGCACCAGGCGCAGGGTCCAGCGCAGCGGGCCTTGGGCCAGCCTTTGCTGCAGGTCGTGCTGCAGGAACTGTTTGTCATCGACCTGGGCAGGCAGGGCGGCAAACGCTGTTTGCGGCTCCAGTTGCCAACGCACGGGGTGGGCTGCGCCGCTTGCGTCGATCAGGCGGAAGGCGTTGATGCTGTGGTACTGCGTGCTGGCGAAGCTGTTGCTGGGCTTGTAGCCTGCCGCCCATTGGCGAAACGCCGCGCTTTCCGGGTGGGCGGCGAAGAACGCCTGCAGTCTGCCCGGGTCCGGCTTGCCGGTGGCCGGGTCTGGCGCCCCCGCCAGCACCTGTTCATAGAAGGCTTGTGGCGTGCTTACCGCCAGCACCGGCGGGTTGTTCATGCCGGTACGCCAGACCTGTCCGTCGTCGGTGCTCAGCTCGATGGCCAGGCTGCGCACCGGTATGCCGGTATCCGGCGCGAACGGGTTGGCGCCGCCGATGGCGAAGCGGCCGATCACTGGCACCCGCGGCTGGCTGAACGCCCGTGCCGTGGACAGGCTGGCGGCCTGCCCGCTGGGCTGGAAGTAGCCGCTGACGCACAGGCCCTTGGCGTGGTTCTTGCGGTAACCCGGGTAATGCCCGGCCTGGGCTTCGAAGGTGTCGATGATGCGCTGCGGGGTCAGGCGGGTTTCGCCAAGCCAGCCGGCAGCATAGGCAAAGGCGGCGCCCGCGCCCAGCATCACGGCGCCGATGGCGGCCAGGCGCGGGGCCTTGGCCGGGCCGTGCAGAGGTGAGTTCATGGTCATTGTCCGGTTCGGTGAAGGTGCCGGTACGACGGCGCAGGGAAAAACTTATTCCATCGCCGGGAATAGAATTTCCTCACAGGCGTCTGCCTCTTACACTGACAGCCCCAGAGGCCGGGACTTTGCCATGCATGATCTGGACGACCATCAGTGGCGCGAGCTGCTGGCCCGCCTGCGCCGCTTTGCCGTGTGGCTGACCCGCGAGCCGGGCAGCGCCGACGACCTGGTGCAGGCCACGGTCGAGCGGGCCTTGAGCCGGCGCGACCAGCAACGCGACGCCGATGCCCTGCGGGCCTGGCTGTTCACCATCCTTTATCGGCTGTTCCTCGACGGTAAGCGCCGCGAGCGCCTGCATGCGCGCTGGCTTTCCTGGTTCGGCCGCGCTGAGCGCGACGACGAGCCGGTTGGCGGCAACCTCGAGGCCATTGTCCTGGCCCAGGCCGACCTGCAGGCTTTCGCTCGGCTCACGGCAGAACAGCGTGCGCTGTTGCTGCTGGTCAGCATCGAGGGTTTGAGCTACAAGGAGGCCGCCCAGGCCCTGGGTATCCCTATCGGCACTGTTATGTCGCGCCTGTCGCGCGCCCGCAATGCCTTGCGCGAACTGACCGAGGGCAGCCCCCAGCCCCCGGCCTTGCGGAGACTGAAATGACGCGCCTGATCCCCAGCGAAGACGAACTGCACGCTTACGTCGACGAGCGCCTGGAGCCTGAGCGCCGGGCCGAAGTGCAGGCCTGGCTGGCGGCCAACCCGCAGGCCGCGGCCAAGGTCGAGGGTTGGCGTGCCGACGCCCGCCGCCTGCGTACGGCACTGGCCGGGTTTGGCGAAGTGCCCGGGGCGGCGCAGCTGGACCTGGGGCAGTTGCGCCGGCAATTGCGCCAACGCCGCCAGCGCCGCTGGGCCACGGCGGCGGTGTTGCTGCTGGCATTGGGCGTGGGTGGCCTGGGCGGTTGGCAGGTGCGCGACGCGACCTTGGCGCGTGCCGACCTGCCGATGGCCGATGCCGTCCAGGCACACCGTTTGTTTGCCGGTAGCCAGGCGCTGGATATCCAGGCCAGCGACCCGGGCCAGTTGCGTGACTGGCTGGGGCGCCACTTCAGCCGCGTGGGCCAGTTGCCGGACCTGGCGGGCTACGGCTTCAAGCCGGTGGGCGCGCGCCTGCTGAGCAATGAGCAGGGGCCGGCGGCGTTGCTGGTGTTCGAGGATGGCAAGGGCCAGCGCATCAGCCTGTTCCTGCGCTCACCAGGTGATCAGTATCGGCGCATGCCGGACGGGCAGCGGGTGGATGGCCAGCTGGAGGCGCGTTATTGGTCGCATGGGGCCTACAACTTTGCTCTGGTCAGCGCGGCGGACGATGTGCGCGGGGCGGGGGTGGGGGAGGCGTTGCGGTTGGGTCTGTGAATAAATTGCAGACTCTATGCAGCTTCGTCGAGGAACACGCTGGGGCCGCATTGCGGCCCATCGCACGACAGTAAGTGCCTACTGCTAACCCGTAGTGCTCAAGAGTGCTGCCCCAGACCATCAGAAGTCTCGGAGATTTCGATTCAATTCACCCAAGCCCCATTCAGTCAACGTGTTTTCCATCCCGGGTGGCGCACCATCCCCGTTCACAGCGGGACTGCCCTGTGCTGTTGTAGTCGGAATGGTATTAGAGTTGATGTGAAGTCGGGCCATATCATTGGCCAAGTTGCGCTTAACCCACGCTAATGTATCGGCCACTTTGTGCTGACGCCGAGTCACAGATAATCGTGGTACCGGTGAACGGCTTCTCGAACTGGAATGTCCCCGAGATTCGGAACGGCTACTAGGCCCGGAACTGTCGCTGTACCAAGAACTGCGACTGAACGAGGAACTGCCACTTGATTCGGATAGTGTATCTGGCGCTCTGTAGTTATTTTCAGACATTGACCCATCGATTTTCCGTCTTTGTTGACGGTTAAAACCTTCTTGAACCTCATCTTTGACTTTTAGGGGCGAACGACTTCTGGATGGAGAAGTTGCATTAGGCTCAACTCTCGCGCTGGTGGGATGGTGACGGCCTCTTGCGGCCGGGCGCCCGCGGCGAAGAACCGGTTTTGGCATATGCCCGGACGCGTCAGCCATGTTCACAGGGTCACCGGCGCAGTAATTGTAGGCGTTCAGCCCTCCATCGCCGAAGGGGCTCCAACTGTCACTCGAAAAAAAGCGCATCAGGATGGAGGAATAGACCCTATATCCGTTGCCAAGAAAGTAAAAGACTGGGCCAAGGTTTCGATAATGCCCATTGAATCCCAGTAGTAATCGTTGTTCTTCAGGGAATGGCGCATATCCATAAGGTGTATAAGTCACATCGGCGCGCAAACTGCCGAGCAGGCCGAGCACGGAGTTTTGTTGGTCGCCAAGTATCAGTGCCGTTTTGTCACCTCCCTCATCGCGAAGCCTCTGCGCCAAGGGGGCGCCGTTGTTACGGAACACACTGTGTATCGTGTCGGCACCTGACTCAAGGTAAAGATACCCGTTCTGGTAGAAAAGCTTTAGAGCTCGATTTGGTATGGACATGGCGTCTTCATTGTTAGCCATAGATGCGAGCAGATTGGCTGAAAGGCGCTGAGGTGAAAACTGGCAGATTTGATAGGTGCCCCCGCTCCCACAGGTACAGCACAGAGAGCTGTGCGATCTTTGTGGGAGATTGCCCAGCCTTTTTTGGGCTGCACTGTCGCGCAGAGCACAAAAAAATTCGCGCCTTTGACGCGTCCTCCGTAGGAGCAGCACAAGGCTGCTCCTACGGAACCTCACTGAACCAATGAGTCACGTATTGTTCTATGAGGCTTGCGGCGATGGGCTGAGCAGCAGCCCCCGGCGATCAGCTCAATTCCAGCCAGATCGGCGCATGGTCCGACGGCTTTTCCATCCCGCGCAGTTCATAGTCCACACCCGCCGCCTTGATCCGCGGTACCAGGTGCTGCGAGGCCATGATCAGGTCGATGCGCAGGCCGCGCTTGGGTTCGTCCTCGAAGCCGCGGCTGCGGTAGTCGAACCAGCTGAAGCGGTCGGAAACTTCCGGGTACAGGTGGCGGAAACTGTCCACCAGGCCCCAGCCTTTCAAACGTTCCATCCACTCGCGCTCTTCCGGCAGGAAGCTGCACTTGCCGGTCTTGAGCCAGCGCTTGGCGTTGTCCGGGCCGATGCCGATGTCGCAGTCCTGCGGCGAGATATTCATGTCGCCCATCACCAGCAGTGGCTGGTCGTTGCGGAACTGGCCTTCCAGCAGCGCCTGCAGGTCGCTGTAGAAGCGCTGCTTGGCCGGGAACTTGGTGGGGTGGTCGCGGCTTTCACCCTGGGGGAAGTAGCCGTTCATGATGGTGATCGGGTTGCCATCGGCATCGGCGAAGGTGCCCCAGATGAAGCGGCGCTGGGCGTCTTCTTCATCGCTGGCAAAGCCTTTGTGCAGGCTCAGCGGTGCCTGACGCGACAGCAGGGCCACGCCATAGTGGCCTTTCTGGCCGTGGTAATGCACGTGGTAGCCCAGCGCCTGCACGTCGGCCAGCGGGAACTGATCGTCGCTGACCTTGGTTTCCTGCAGGCCGATCACGTCCGGCTGGTGCTTTTCGATCAGCGCCGCCAGCTGGTGCGGGCGGGCCCGCAGGCCGTTGATGTTGAAACAGACGATCTTCATGGAAAGATAATCCCGGTAAAAGGCGCGATGCTAGCCGACATCGCCTCCCATCACCAGCATGGCGGCTTCGGGAGCCTGCTGCTAACGTCCTTCCCAGGGCACTGTAAGCCCATTCCAGGAGGACTGCCCGCAATGCCCGAAACCACTGCCGCTCCGGCCCGTGTCTGCCTGCTCGATGACGGCTACAGCCGCGAGGCGCGTTCGCTGCTGTACAACGCCTACCGTCACGAACCTACCTTCGCCTATATCTTCGAGGCCCAGCGCCCAGGCTATGAGCGGCGCCTGCGGGTGATGGTGCGCGAGTGGGTACGCCAGCACTTCTACTTGCAACTGCCCGCCATCGGCCTGCTGGTGGAGGACCGCCTGATCGCCCTGGCCCTGATCGTGCCGCCGCTGCGCCGGCTGGGCGTGGCCGACAGCTGGGCCTGGCGCCTGCGCATGATGATGGGCACCGGCCTGCGCTGTACGCGCCGTTACATGGACTACCAGGCCGCCCTGGCCACCTGCCTGCCCACCGACGAGGTGCATGTGCTGCCGCTGTTGGGCGTGCACCCGCAATTTCAGGGCAAGCACTACGGCGAGCAATTGTTACAAGCTGTGCATGACTGGTGCGCAGACGACCCTGGTACCCAGGGTGTGGTGCTGGACACCGGCAACGAGCACTACCTGGCCTTTTACCAGCGCCAGGGTTATGAGGAAATTGGCGAGGTGGCTGTAGGACCAATCCGTGAGAGGGTGTTCTTCCATCCCAATCCGGTCTCTTCCAATTCTGCTTTTGCCTGAGCAGACGGCGCGGCGGCTCCCTTGAGCGCCCGGCTCTGGTAGCATGCGCCGCATGACGTATTCAGGAAGATTGACCTGGGGCCTGGTTATCTGGGTCGCCAGTTTCGCAGCATGGGGCCAGAGCGAGTTGCTGGTGAAGGTCAAACCGGCCAACAAGGCGCTCAAGGCCAATGTCGAAGGCTATATCGGTTCCCTTGGCGACCGCGATGAAGAAGCGCTGCTGCGCTTCAGTCGCGGCGCCCAGGAGCAGGCGCGCAAAGCCGCGCAGGCACTTGGCTACTACCAGGCGCAGATCGACACAGAGGTCAAGCCCGCCAGCGAGGCTGACCGTTCCCCGCAACTGATCATCACCATCGACCCCGGCGAGCCGATTCGCCTGCGCAACGTGACCGTACGCATCGAAGGCCCCGCCAGCGAGATGAAGGCCTTTCGCGTGCCCGACAGCAAGGCCCTGCGCGCCGGCGAACAACTCAACCATGGCCATTACGAAGATGCCAAGCGGCTGATTCAGAACCAGGCGTCGCGCTATGGCTTCTTCAGTGGGCGCTTCAGCCGCCAGCGCCTGGCGGTCGACCCCCAGGCGGGTGTGGCCGATATCGAACTGGTCTACCAGAGCGGCCCGCGCTATCACCTGGGCGCCGTCACCTTTGGTGGCGACACACCGCTGGACGACGACCTGCTGCAGCGCATGGTCTCGTTCAAGCCGGGTACACCTTACGACTCGGAACTGATTGCCGAGCTGAACAATGACCTGCAATCGAGCGGCTACTTCGAAGGCGTGCGCGTGGATGCGGCGCCCACCGCCGCCGTGGGCGAAGAAATCCCCGTGGATGTCCGCCTGGAAACCCGCAAACCCCGCACCATGGGCCTGGGCCTGGGCTTCTCGACCGACGTCGGGCCGCGCGGCAAGGCCAACTGGACCCGCCACTGGGTCAACCCGCAGGGCCATAGCTACGGTTGGGAAACCGAACTGTCGGCGCCCCGGCAGAACGTCGGCCTTTGGTACGACATCCCGCTCGACCCGCCGCTGACCGACAAGTTGCGCTTTGCCGGCGGCTACCAGAACGAAGAAATTGCCGGCACCGACACCCTCAGCAAACTGCTGACGGTGGGCCCCGAGTGGCACAGCAAACTGCCAAGCGGCTGGCAGCGGGTGATTTCCCTCAAGTACCAGCGCGAGGAGTACCGCCTGGGTGATGACTCCGGGCTGAGCAACCTGCTGATGCCGGGGGTGAGCTACTCCTTCCTGCGCAGTGACAACCGAATCGACCCGCATAACGGCTACCGCCTGCAGTTCGATGTACAGGTGGCCAAGGAAGGGCTGGTCTCGGACACCAACCTGCTGCATGGCAACGTGCTGCTCAAGGGCCTGACCACGCTTGGCCATGACCACCGCTTGCTCGGCCGGGTGCAGTTCGGTGGCAG
Encoded here:
- a CDS encoding MFS transporter: MNVAKDPATLAPASTLDLRPLLLANMACTMSMMAFVALIGPIARQLGMATWQAGAAVTVAGVVWVLLARPWGRAADRLGRRRILLLGSAGFTLAYWLLCLFVEGALRWLPGATLAFIGLMVARGCIGAFYAAIPVGCNALIADHVEPQRRARAMASLGAANAVGLVVGPALAALLARHSLSLPFHIMSLLPASAFLVLLFTLKPQALPHSHAPSPVRLNDPRLRRPLLVAFSAMLSVTVSQIIVGFFALDRLHLNPAEAAQTAGIALTTVGVALILAQVLLRQLEWPPLKMIRVGATVSALGFACGSLATTAPWLWACYFVAAAGMGFVFPAFSALAANAMHASEQGATAGSIGAAQGMGAVIGPLAGTLVYAVDPRLPFLAVAALLLLVGSWPMPRDQRA
- a CDS encoding cytochrome b, yielding MKTDAFHPLARLLHWLMAVLILAMLFIGVSMVADLSPRHPVLIGLHKATGLALLVLVLLRIAVRLTLPHPALPHDLPTLQRWAAGASHLLLYGLMLAMPLLGWAMLSAGGYPRPLGLPAIAPHDLQLYAVLRQAHGWAGYLLFATVLVHVGAALMHAWVRRDGVLRSMWPGPLRRSE
- a CDS encoding catalase family peroxidase codes for the protein MTMNSPLHGPAKAPRLAAIGAVMLGAGAAFAYAAGWLGETRLTPQRIIDTFEAQAGHYPGYRKNHAKGLCVSGYFQPSGQAASLSTARAFSQPRVPVIGRFAIGGANPFAPDTGIPVRSLAIELSTDDGQVWRTGMNNPPVLAVSTPQAFYEQVLAGAPDPATGKPDPGRLQAFFAAHPESAAFRQWAAGYKPSNSFASTQYHSINAFRLIDASGAAHPVRWQLEPQTAFAALPAQVDDKQFLQHDLQQRLAQGPLRWTLRLVLAEPGDAVDDPASPWPAERRSVDAGTLVLEQVDDPEQGACRDLNFDPLILPRGIQASADPILAARSAAYSESFNRRSRESLGTGAHP
- a CDS encoding sigma-70 family RNA polymerase sigma factor, whose product is MHDLDDHQWRELLARLRRFAVWLTREPGSADDLVQATVERALSRRDQQRDADALRAWLFTILYRLFLDGKRRERLHARWLSWFGRAERDDEPVGGNLEAIVLAQADLQAFARLTAEQRALLLLVSIEGLSYKEAAQALGIPIGTVMSRLSRARNALRELTEGSPQPPALRRLK
- a CDS encoding anti-sigma factor family protein, encoding MTRLIPSEDELHAYVDERLEPERRAEVQAWLAANPQAAAKVEGWRADARRLRTALAGFGEVPGAAQLDLGQLRRQLRQRRQRRWATAAVLLLALGVGGLGGWQVRDATLARADLPMADAVQAHRLFAGSQALDIQASDPGQLRDWLGRHFSRVGQLPDLAGYGFKPVGARLLSNEQGPAALLVFEDGKGQRISLFLRSPGDQYRRMPDGQRVDGQLEARYWSHGAYNFALVSAADDVRGAGVGEALRLGL
- a CDS encoding RHS repeat-associated core domain-containing protein translates to MANNEDAMSIPNRALKLFYQNGYLYLESGADTIHSVFRNNGAPLAQRLRDEGGDKTALILGDQQNSVLGLLGSLRADVTYTPYGYAPFPEEQRLLLGFNGHYRNLGPVFYFLGNGYRVYSSILMRFFSSDSWSPFGDGGLNAYNYCAGDPVNMADASGHMPKPVLRRGRPAARGRHHPTSARVEPNATSPSRSRSPLKVKDEVQEGFNRQQRRKIDGSMSENNYRAPDTLSESSGSSSFSRSSWYSDSSGPSSRSESRGHSSSRSRSPVPRLSVTRRQHKVADTLAWVKRNLANDMARLHINSNTIPTTTAQGSPAVNGDGAPPGMENTLTEWGLGELNRNLRDF
- the xthA gene encoding exodeoxyribonuclease III, encoding MKIVCFNINGLRARPHQLAALIEKHQPDVIGLQETKVSDDQFPLADVQALGYHVHYHGQKGHYGVALLSRQAPLSLHKGFASDEEDAQRRFIWGTFADADGNPITIMNGYFPQGESRDHPTKFPAKQRFYSDLQALLEGQFRNDQPLLVMGDMNISPQDCDIGIGPDNAKRWLKTGKCSFLPEEREWMERLKGWGLVDSFRHLYPEVSDRFSWFDYRSRGFEDEPKRGLRIDLIMASQHLVPRIKAAGVDYELRGMEKPSDHAPIWLELS
- a CDS encoding GNAT family N-acetyltransferase, with the translated sequence MPETTAAPARVCLLDDGYSREARSLLYNAYRHEPTFAYIFEAQRPGYERRLRVMVREWVRQHFYLQLPAIGLLVEDRLIALALIVPPLRRLGVADSWAWRLRMMMGTGLRCTRRYMDYQAALATCLPTDEVHVLPLLGVHPQFQGKHYGEQLLQAVHDWCADDPGTQGVVLDTGNEHYLAFYQRQGYEEIGEVAVGPIRERVFFHPNPVSSNSAFA
- a CDS encoding autotransporter assembly complex protein TamA, translated to MTYSGRLTWGLVIWVASFAAWGQSELLVKVKPANKALKANVEGYIGSLGDRDEEALLRFSRGAQEQARKAAQALGYYQAQIDTEVKPASEADRSPQLIITIDPGEPIRLRNVTVRIEGPASEMKAFRVPDSKALRAGEQLNHGHYEDAKRLIQNQASRYGFFSGRFSRQRLAVDPQAGVADIELVYQSGPRYHLGAVTFGGDTPLDDDLLQRMVSFKPGTPYDSELIAELNNDLQSSGYFEGVRVDAAPTAAVGEEIPVDVRLETRKPRTMGLGLGFSTDVGPRGKANWTRHWVNPQGHSYGWETELSAPRQNVGLWYDIPLDPPLTDKLRFAGGYQNEEIAGTDTLSKLLTVGPEWHSKLPSGWQRVISLKYQREEYRLGDDSGLSNLLMPGVSYSFLRSDNRIDPHNGYRLQFDVQVAKEGLVSDTNLLHGNVLLKGLTTLGHDHRLLGRVQFGGSATNGFKNNIPPSLRFFAGGDQSVRGYDYQTLSPKNSDGDRIGGRYLVAGSVEYQYSLTEKWRLATFVDQGNSFNDLELPSLKTGVGFGVRWVSPVGPLRLDLAKALDDEGGIRLHFSMGPEL